ATTCGAACCTGGCCTACCTCAAAAAGATGCCGCTGTACGAGCTGAAGATCGACAAGAGCTTCATTCGCGATACGCCGAACGATGTCAACGGCACCGCCATCGTGCAATCGATCCTGGCGATGGCCGACCACCTCGGCCTGCGCGTGGTGGCCGAAGGCGTCGAGACCGCCCAGCAGGCCAGCTTCCTGTCGGCCAACCGCCATCCGACCATGCAGGGCTACCTGTTCTCGCGCCCGGCGCCGCTGGAAGAGCTGATCCGCAAGCTGGACGAGCCGGTGCGCACGCAGGCGCACGGGCGCGACCAGGAACGCTTGCCGGCCTGACGCTGCCGGGCTGGCGCATCGCGGCGCCTTCCGCGCCCCGATCCGTCGCGCCAAGGCGACAATCCGCCGCCCGTTGCGGCATGCACCGCTTTCAGCCGCCCGGCCATCCGGCGCGCACCGTGACGACGCGCCCCCCGGCGTCGCCGCCGCCGCCGCACGCACTGCAATTGCACAAAATACAACTGGTGAAATCTGTGTGCATTCCGGTGACAAACCGAGGCAATTCAGTGCAAGCCAGGCTTTGACACGGCGGCGGCGACACTCGCAGCATGGACCTGCCGTTCCCACGGCGCCTGTCCAACCACTACGAGGATCCCATGAAACGTGTTTTCGCTGCAGCAGTACTCGCCGCCGCATCCGCCGCCGCCCTCGCGTCGCCCATCTCGACCACCGTCGACTTTTCCAACGGCCAGCAAGGCTGGGACGCCGGCCCGCCGTTCGACGGCAACCAGGGCGTGTGGATCGATGCTTCGCTGGGCAACGGCGCGCCCGCGCTGCACACGGTCAACCCGGAAACCTTCGGCGTGCACTGGAGCACCACCGGCAACCAGGCCTTCATCGGCAACTACGGCGCCAGCGCTTCGGTGACACTGGGGATCGACGTGCTGGCCAACTCGATCGTCTATCTCGGCCGGGAAGTGCACCGCAGGCTGGTGGTCGAGCTGCGCGACTACGACGATCCCTACCAGGACATGCCGTACACCAGCGTCTGGTACGACCTGGGCGAGATCGGCGCCGACAAGGGCGGCTGGCAGCACCTGTCGGTGACCATCGGCGACACCGCCGCGGCGGCGCTGCCGGCCGGCTGGGGCGGCTACGGCAATACCGTGGACGAGCCGAGCCTGCCGCCGGGACGCAGCTTCGCCGACGTGCTGGCAAGCGTCGACGAGATCAGTTTCACCACCTTCGTGCCGGGGTATTTCTACGGCTGGACGGCGTACGACATCGCGGTCGACAATATCGCCATCAGTGCCGACGCCGAGGTGCCCGAGCCGGGCAGCCTGGCGATGCTGGCGGGCGGCCTGGGCGTGCTGGCGTGGGCGCGCCGGCGCCGTACCAGCGGCCGCCATGCCCTGGAGCGCCGCACCTGACCAAGAACCTATCGCCCGGTCAGAACAGCGACAGGTTTTCCGGCGGCGCCGGCGGGGCCGGCCGGGCGGCTTTCGGCTTTCTCGGCGGCTGCGGCGCCGGCCAGGCCTTCATCGCCGCGGCCGGGAACGGGCGCAGGAAGCTGCGCGCCAGTTCGCGGTCGCGGCAATGCAGCCAGGCGTCGACTTCATCCGGCGCCAGGATCACCAGCGCGCGCTTTTCGTCGCCGGGCTTGTGGAAGCGGCGCATCAGCGGGTGCTGGTCGGCGTTGATGGTGATCTGGGTGAACGAGGCCGCCACGCGGCCGCCGTCCTCGGCCCATTCGCGCCACAGGCCGGCCACGAAGAAGGGCGCGTCGTCGCGCATGCCGATGCCGAAGCGCTCGGCATGGCCGCTCTCGTAGTTCGGTTCGTAGAAGCAGGTCATCGGCACCGCGCACAACTGGCTGCGCTGCCAGGCCGGCGCGAACGAGCGTTTTTCGGCGACCGATTCGGCGCGCGCGTTCATGGTGTCGAACACTTTCACGCCGGGCGGGATATGGCGGCGCGGCACCATGCCGTAGCCGGCCAGGCACAGTTCGCGGCGGCCGCCGGCGCCGGCGCGCACGATCGGGGCGTCGTAATCCTTCCAGGTTTCAATCGCCCATTCCAGGTCGCGATACAGGTCGACCAGCTCGCCGAGGACCATGTCGAGCTGTTCGGGCAGGGGAGGGCGGTAGTTGACGCACATGGCGGACCGATCGTGGGGAGGGAGACGCCATGATAGCAGCGCCGGTGTGCTAAGGTGGCGCATCGCATCCACCGGACCATCGCGCAGTGAGCACCATTCCTTACGTCGGCCGTTTCGCCCCGTCCCCCACCGGCCCCTTGCACGCCGGCTCGCTGGTGGCGGCGCTGGCCAGCTGGCTCGACGCGCGCGCCCACGGCGGCGCGTGGCTGGTCCGCATCGAGGACATCGACGAAGGCAGGAGCGTGCCCGGCGCCGCCGAGGACATCGTCGCCTTGCTGGGCCGGCTGGGCATGGTGTCCGACCGCGAGATCGTGTGGCAGAGCCGGCGCAAGCCCCTCTACCAGGCCGCGCGCGAACGGCTGGCGCAGCGGGTGTACGGCTGCGGCTGCAACCGGCGCGAGATCGCCGATTCGCGCCTGGGCACGGGGCCGGACGGCGCCGCCATCTATCCCGGCACCTGCCGCCACGGCCTGGCGCCGGGGCGGGAAGCGCGCAGCCTGCGCCTGCGCGTGCCGGACGCCGGCGCCGACGAGATCGCCTTCGACGACCGCTTCGCCGGGCGCGTCGGCCAGCGGCTGGCGCTGGAATCCGGGGACTTCGTGCTCAAGCGCGCCGACGGCTACTGGGCCTACCAGTTGGCGGTGGTGGTGGACGATGCCGCGCAGGGCGTGACCGACGTCGTGCGCGGCGCCGACCTGCTCGATTCGACGCCGCGCCAGATCTACCTGCAGCGCCTGCTCGGCGTGCCGACGCCGCGCTACCTGCACGTGCCGGTGGTGCGCAACGGCGCCGGCGAAAAGCTGTCGAAGCAGACCGGGGCGCTGGCGGTGCAGCCGGACGACGAGGCCGGCGCCGTGGCGGCGCTGCGCCAGGCCGCCGGCTTCCTCGGGCTCGACCTCGGGCGGCAATCGCCGGGCACGCTGGCCGCGTTCCGGGAGGCCGCCGTCCCGGCCTGGCAGCGGCTGCTGGCCGCGCGCGGGGAAGATGCCTGAGCCGGGCTAGGCTGCGAGACGGCCCGCCGGCGCCTGCGGACGGCGCCGGCCCAGCCACAGCAGGCCCGCCATGCCGGCCCCGAGCATGGCCCAGCCGGACGGCTCCGGCACCGGCGCCGCCACCAGGAAGCCGCGGATCTCGCCGTTGGCATAGGCGCTGGTGTGGATGTTGACGTAGGCCTCGTTGGCGGCGATGGCGTCGAGCAGGGCCGAGGCGGCGCCCTGCACGGTGCCGCCATGGGCGGCCAGGAAGGCCGGTTCCCAGGACGCTGCGTCGGCCAGCGGGATCGAGGCGCTGTAGTCGCCGGCGCGCACGCCGGTCGGGAAGCCGGCGAAGGGCAGGGCCACCGGCGCCGTGCCCGTAAAGGCTTCGCTGGTGCAGCAATGGATGTGGGCGGCGGCGGTGGTGCCGACCAGGTCGCGGAAGGGCATGTCGACCAGGATCGAGCGGCCGCCGGTTTCCAGCGTCACCACGGCGGTGCCCGGAGTGCCGTGCAAAACCTAGCATCATCGGCAGGCCGCGGCGCACACCATACGGCCGAGATAGTGCCGACGAGCGACTGTGCCAACGGGAGATTGAGAGCGCCTAACTGCGCTTGAGCACCGTGATGCTGCCGCCGGCTTCCAGGAAGGCGCACTGCATCTGGTGGCGCGCGCAATCGGCCTCGCGCAGCGCCTGCTCGATGTCGGCCTCGCCGACGCGGTTGCGCTGCATGACCTTGTCGAAGAACACGCCATCGCGCCCCAGCAGCACGGCTTCGCCCTGCAGCAGCGATTCCATCTTGCGGCTGCGCGCCGAGAGCAGGCCGATGCTGGCGTTCAGCACGATCAGCGTGGCCGCGATGATCAGGCCGCCGCTGACGGAATCGTCGCCGCCCGACAGGCCGTTCGACACCGCTTCCGACAGCAGCATGACCACCAGCAGGTCGAAGGGACTCAGCTGGCTGACCGTGCGCTTGCCGGACAGGCGCACCATCAGCAGCAGCGCCAGGTACACCATGGTGCCGCGGGCCACGAATTCCCACCAGGGCAAATCCATATCGAACATGATCAATCCTCACCAAAGGCAGCGCCGATGGCGGGATTGTAATAAATACAGCGTTTTCCCACCGTTCGTTAGGAAGGGTTCGCCGCTGCCTCGGCCGCAGGACGGGCGGCTGGGGCGGACGGGGCGGGCGGTGCGGGCGGCACGGGCGGCACGGGCGGCACGGGCGGCACGGGCGGCTGCTGCCGCGCGCCGGCTTGCGGCGGTGCGGGCGGCGCGGGCGGCGCGGGCGGCGCGGAGGGTGCCGGCGGTGCCGGCGGCACCTGGCCTGCAACCGGCGGCTTGGGCGGCGCCATCCGGCCCGCGACCGGCGGTTTCGGCGGCTTCGGCGGTGTCGGTACTACCCCGTGCTTGCCGGCGCGCGGCGCGGCGCCGGGCTGTGCGGGGGGCGCCGGCGGTACCGGCGTCGTTGCCGGCGGTGCCGGCGGCAGCGGCGCAGACAGCGGCGGCGGCGGGGGCGGGTCCCGGTCGGCGCTCTGGGCGCGGGCGAAGGCGCTGGTCAGCACGAGGGCGGCGCACAGCACGGCCGGCTTGAAGTGGGTGGTGGCGAGTTTCATGGGCTTTCTCCTGTGGCGCCCGCCGGATGCGGCGGGCCATGTACGACATGGTGCCTGCCGAATGTGGAGAAAATGTGGACGCCGCGTGGAGACGCTGCGCGGCCGGCGCAACCTCAGGTGTCGAAGCGGTAGCCCAGCCCGTAGATCGAATGGATTGCCTCGACGCCCGGCAGTGCCGCTTCCAGCTTGCGCCGCAGGTTCTTGACGTGGCTGTCGATGGCGCGGTCGGCCACGTCCAGGCCGGCGTTGCCTTCGCGCGCCAGGTCGAGCAGGCGCGCCCGCGAAAACACCTGGCCGGGCCGGCGCGCCAGCGCGGCCAGGATGCCGTACTCGCTCGGCGTCAGGTCGAGCGGCTGGCCGTGGATGGCGATGCGGCGCGCGTCCTCGTCGATGGCGACCGCCGGCGGCTGCTGCGGCGCCGCTGCGGCCTGCGCCCCGCCGTGGCCGCTGCGGCGCAGGATCGCCTTGATGCGCGCCATCAGCTCGCGCGGGCTGAAGGGCTTGCAGACGTAGTCGTCGGCGCCGGTTTCCAGGCCCAGCAGGCGGTCGATCTCTTCCACCCGCGCCGTCACCATGATCATCGGCACGTCGGAAAAGGTGCGCAGCGCGCGGCACAGCGCCAGCCCGTCCAGGCCGGGCAGCATCAGGTCGAGCACCACCAGGTCGGGCGGGTCTTCGCGGAATGCCGCCAGCGCGGCGGCGCCGTCGTGGTACACGCTGGGCGCGTGGCCGGCCGCGCGCGCGTAGTCGGCCACCAGCGCCGCCAGTTCCGGCTCGTCCTCGACGATGGCGATGCGCGCCGGCGCCGTCATGCCGCCTCCTGTGCCAGCGGCATCGTCACGCTGGCGCGCAGGCCGCCCAGCGGCGAGTGCGAAAAGGCGAGCGTGGCGCCTTGCGCTTCCAGCAGGCGCCGGCACAGCGCCAGGCCGAGGCCGGCGCCGCCGTGGGCGCGGCTGCGCGAGGCATCCACGCGGTAGAAGCGCTCGCCCAGGCGCGCCAGCGCGGCGTCCGGTACGCCGGGGGGCGCATCGTCCAGTTCCAGCCGCAGCACGCCGGCGCCGGCCCGGGCGCGCAGGCGCACGCGACCGCCCGGCGCGCTGTAGCGCAGGCTGTTTTCCAGCAGGTTGTCGAACACCTGGCGCATGCGGTCGGCGTCGGCCAGCACGGTGGCGCGCGGCGGCGGCGCGCCCAGTTCCAGCGCCAGGCCGGCCGCCTGCAAGCGCGCCTCGAACGCGCCGGCGCGGCCGGCCGCCAGGCGCCACAGGTCGAGCGCGGCCGGGCGGCATTCCAGGGCGCCGACGTCGGCGCGCGCCAGCGCGTACAGCTCGTCGATCAGCTTGTTCAGGGCCAGTACCTGGGCCAGCATGGCGTCCAGGTGGGCGGGGCTGGCTTCGCGCACGCCGTCCTGCAGCGCTTCCAGCTGGGCACGCAGCACCGCCAGCGGCGTGCGCAGTTCGTGCGAGGTGTCCGCCACCCACTGGCGCCGCGCCGCCTCGGCGCCGTCCAGGCGCTGCGCCAACGCGTTGAAATGGCGCGCCAGGTCGCCCAGCTCGTCGCTGCGCGCGGCCGCCAGGCGCGTGTCGAAGCG
The genomic region above belongs to Massilia forsythiae and contains:
- a CDS encoding CHRD domain-containing protein, which codes for MHGTPGTAVVTLETGGRSILVDMPFRDLVGTTAAAHIHCCTSEAFTGTAPVALPFAGFPTGVRAGDYSASIPLADAASWEPAFLAAHGGTVQGAASALLDAIAANEAYVNIHTSAYANGEIRGFLVAAPVPEPSGWAMLGAGMAGLLWLGRRRPQAPAGRLAA
- a CDS encoding PEP-CTERM sorting domain-containing protein; amino-acid sequence: MKRVFAAAVLAAASAAALASPISTTVDFSNGQQGWDAGPPFDGNQGVWIDASLGNGAPALHTVNPETFGVHWSTTGNQAFIGNYGASASVTLGIDVLANSIVYLGREVHRRLVVELRDYDDPYQDMPYTSVWYDLGEIGADKGGWQHLSVTIGDTAAAALPAGWGGYGNTVDEPSLPPGRSFADVLASVDEISFTTFVPGYFYGWTAYDIAVDNIAISADAEVPEPGSLAMLAGGLGVLAWARRRRTSGRHALERRT
- the gluQRS gene encoding tRNA glutamyl-Q(34) synthetase GluQRS; this translates as MSTIPYVGRFAPSPTGPLHAGSLVAALASWLDARAHGGAWLVRIEDIDEGRSVPGAAEDIVALLGRLGMVSDREIVWQSRRKPLYQAARERLAQRVYGCGCNRREIADSRLGTGPDGAAIYPGTCRHGLAPGREARSLRLRVPDAGADEIAFDDRFAGRVGQRLALESGDFVLKRADGYWAYQLAVVVDDAAQGVTDVVRGADLLDSTPRQIYLQRLLGVPTPRYLHVPVVRNGAGEKLSKQTGALAVQPDDEAGAVAALRQAAGFLGLDLGRQSPGTLAAFREAAVPAWQRLLAARGEDA
- a CDS encoding DUF421 domain-containing protein, giving the protein MFDMDLPWWEFVARGTMVYLALLLMVRLSGKRTVSQLSPFDLLVVMLLSEAVSNGLSGGDDSVSGGLIIAATLIVLNASIGLLSARSRKMESLLQGEAVLLGRDGVFFDKVMQRNRVGEADIEQALREADCARHQMQCAFLEAGGSITVLKRS
- a CDS encoding SOS response-associated peptidase — its product is MCVNYRPPLPEQLDMVLGELVDLYRDLEWAIETWKDYDAPIVRAGAGGRRELCLAGYGMVPRRHIPPGVKVFDTMNARAESVAEKRSFAPAWQRSQLCAVPMTCFYEPNYESGHAERFGIGMRDDAPFFVAGLWREWAEDGGRVAASFTQITINADQHPLMRRFHKPGDEKRALVILAPDEVDAWLHCRDRELARSFLRPFPAAAMKAWPAPQPPRKPKAARPAPPAPPENLSLF
- a CDS encoding response regulator, with amino-acid sequence MTAPARIAIVEDEPELAALVADYARAAGHAPSVYHDGAAALAAFREDPPDLVVLDLMLPGLDGLALCRALRTFSDVPMIMVTARVEEIDRLLGLETGADDYVCKPFSPRELMARIKAILRRSGHGGAQAAAAPQQPPAVAIDEDARRIAIHGQPLDLTPSEYGILAALARRPGQVFSRARLLDLAREGNAGLDVADRAIDSHVKNLRRKLEAALPGVEAIHSIYGLGYRFDT